The following nucleotide sequence is from Tolumonas lignilytica.
GGCTTCAGATTCAACCATCAATACTGCCGGTGCAGTACCTGCAACAACCAGATCCAGCTTGCTGTCTTGTAATTCAACTACAGAAGGGTTCAAAACATATTGGTCGTTGATATAACCAACACGAGCCGCACCAATCGGACCATTGAATGGAATACCAGAAATGGCCAGAGCAGCTGAAGTACCAATCATAGCAACGATGTCAGGCGATACAGCCGGATTCACTGACATTACGGTAGCCACGATCTGAACTTCGTTCAGGAAGCCTTCAGGGAACAGAGGACGAATCGGACGATCGATCAAACGGGCAATCAGCGTTTCGCCTTCGCTCGGACGACCTTCACGCTTGAAAAAACCACCAGGAATACGGCCTGCTGCATAGGTACGCTCTTGATAGTTAACAGTCAGCGGGAAAAAATCGCGACCTTCAACAGCTTCTTTTTTGCCAACAACAGTTACAAATACTGCCGTGTCATCCATGCTGGCCATAACAGCGGCAGTTGCCTGACGGGCCATAACACCTGTTTCTAACGTTACAGTGTGCTGACCATATTGGAAGGTTTTTACAATAGGATTCACTTGAATTTCCTTTTATTAATTTCGTCGCTCAAAATGCGCGCTCATTATAGCCGAAGGCGATCAGAATAGGTAAGCAGTGATAGATCGACTTTGGATATATTGGCGTAATTGTCATTGATGTCACGAAAAAACAAAAGGAGGCAAAAGCCTCCTTTTATTCGTATTCACTAAGTATGAATTAGCGACGCAGACCCAGTTTAGCAATCAGATCTTTGTAACGTGCTTCATCTTTGCCTTTCAGGTAATCCAGCATTTTACGACGCTGAGAAACCATACGCAGCAGACCACGACGACCGTGGTGATCTTTAGTGTGTACAGAGAAGTGGCCTTGCAGATGGTTGATCTGGGCAGTCAGCAGCGCTACCTGAACTTCTGGCGAGCCAGTGTCATTAGTACCACGAGAGAAATCAGCAACGATCTTGGCTTTAGCTTCAGCATTTAGTGACATAATGTACTCCTGAGTTAATGAACTGTGAGCCGATCACTAATTCAGCCCACAGAGAAGCTGCGCATTCTAGCACAGCTGAATTTGCAGACAAGCTACTCTGCTTGTTCTTCTTCTGGAAGATCGCCACCAATGCGCACCAGACGCCGCGGGGCCACCTTACCATCATCGTCTATCTCGCCAACGCCGATGAATTCCGCTTCGGGTCCGACCGTCATACGGACGAAACCTTCTTTAGGCGAGTTTGGCACCAGAACAGCTTGACCTTGTGTCACATAGGCCGCCAATACAGCAGGCATATTAACCTCAGGCAAACTATAGACAGCGCTGTCCATTGGTAATAAAAACTGATCCAATCTTTCTCTTGGCGGAATGCCTTGTTCACGGCACTCATCCAAAAGTTGATTCAGTTTTTCCAGATTAAGCATCTTATCGTTCGGATAACCGGCTACCTGCGTGCGACGTAATTGCGTCACATGGGCACCACAACCTAACAATTCGCCTAAATCATCAATCAATGAACGAATATAAGTCCCTTTAGAACAATGCACTTCCAGAGAAAGCATATCGTCCGCAAAAGATTCTAGTTGCAGAGAAAAAATGGTAATGGGTCGAGCTTCACGCTCAATCTCAATGCCTTCACGGGCATATTCATACAACGGACGCCCTTGATGTTTTAATGCAGAAAACATCGATGGCACCTGCAGAATATCACCTCGGAATTTATCCAGAGCCTGATGCAGCTGTTCCTCAGTCACCTGTACCGGGCGAACGGACACGACGGAACCCTCAGAATCACTGGTGTCCGTACGAACACCAAGACGAGCGGTCACCTGATATCGTTTATCCGCATCCAACAGGAATTGAGAAAATTTGGTTGCTTCACCAAAACAAATGGGCAGCATCCCTGTGGCTAATGGGTCCAAAGCACCGGTATGCCCAGCCTTTGCGGCGTTATAGATACGCTTTACTTGTTGCAGCGCATCATTCGAAGTGATACCGCTTGGTTTATCCAGCAGTATAATGCCGTGCACATCACGACCTTTGAAACGACGTCGTCGAGACATCTTTAATCACGATCCTCCTCGTTTTGATCTAACGATTCGCCTCGGCGACGTTGATCATCACGAACAGTGTTAGTCACCAGGTTGGAGATTCGCATCCCTTCAACCAATGTTTTATCGTAAACAAAACGAATTTCTGGCACGACGCGCAGCTTCATCGCTTTACCTAGCAGTATGCGAATATAGCCTGAAGCATCATTCAGCACTTTGACGCCCGCATCAATGTTATCTTCTTCATTCAAAAAGAAGGTCACAAAAATTTTGGCGTGCTGCAAATCGCGGGTCAACTCAACGTCGGAGACAGTCACCATCCCAACACGGGGATCTTTCACTTCACGTTGCAGTATCACAGCAATTTCACGCTGAATTTGTTGCGCAACACGATCTGCACGACCAAATTCTTTTGCCATTTTTAGCTCCGGAACAAACGGGGGCATTCAAGCCCCCGTAACTGATTATAGCGTACGCTGAATTTCAACTGTTTCGTAAACTTCAATCTGGTCGCCAGGGCGAACATCATTGTAGTTCTTAACAGCGATACCACATTCGTAGCCGTTTTTGACTTCTGGTACGTCATCTTTGAAGCGGCGCAGAGATTCCAGTTCGCCTTCATAGATAACAACGTTATCACGCAGCACACGAATAGGACTGTTCCGCTTAACAGTACCTTCAGTAACCATACAACCCGCAACCGCACCAAATTTCGGTGAACGGAACACATCACGGACTTCAGCCAGACCAATGATTTGTTGTTTGTATTCAGGAGCCAACATACCACTCATGGCTTGACGAACTTCATCAATCAAGTCGTAGATCACTGAGTAATAACGCAGATCGATGTTTTCTGATTCAATGATCTTACGCGCAGAAGCATCGGCACGAACGTTGAAACCGAGAACAATGGCATTAGACGCGGCAGCCAAGCTTGCATCTGTTTCAGTAATACCACCGACACCGGAACCAATGATCTTAACTTTAACTTCGTCAGTTGACAGTTTGTTCAGTGAGTCTGCAATTGCCTCAACAGAGCCTTGAACGTCCGCTTTCAATACCACGTTCAGTTCAGAAACTTCACCTTCTGTCATGTTAGAGAACATGTTTTCCAGTTTCGCTTTCTGCTGGCGAGCCAGTTTGACGTCACGGAATTTACCTTGACGATACAAGGCAACTTCACGCGCTTTCTTCTCATCACGAACAACAGTTGCTTCATCACCAGCAGATGGAACACCTGATAAACCCAGGATCTCAACTGGCGTAGAAGGACCCGCAGTTTCAATACTACGGCCCAGCTCATCACGCATCGCACGAACACGGCCATATTCCAGACCACACAGAACGATATCACCCTGATGCAAGGTACCTTCTTGAACCAAAACAGTAGCTACTGGACCACGGCCCTTATCCAGACGAGATTCGATGACTACACCACTTGCCATGGCATCACGAACCGCTGTCAGTTCAAGAACTTCAGCCTGCAACAGAATTGCATTCAGCAGATCATCAATCCCCTGACCGCTCTTCGCTGAAACTTTCACAAACTGGTTTTCACCGCCCCATTCTTCTGGAATGACGCTATGACGAGTCAGTTCATTCATTACTCGGTCTGGATCAGCTTCAGGTTTATCAATTTTGTTGACTGCAACAACAATTGGAACACCTGCAGCCTTAGCATGTTGAATTGCTTCAATAGTTTGCGGCATAACACCGTCATCTGCGGCAACAACCAATACAACGATATCAGTCGCTTTAGCACCTCGAGCACGCATTGCGGTAAATGCTGCGTGACCTGGCGTATCCAGGAACGTAATACTACCGTTATCCGTGTCTACGTGATAAGCACCGATATGCTGCGTAATCCCGCCCGCTTCGCCAGAAGCAACCTTCGCTTTACGGATATAATCCAGCAACGACGTTTTACCGTGGTCAACGTGACCCATAATGGTCACAACAGGTGCACGATCTTCACGGGTAGCAGTGGAATCACGATCCTGCAATACAGCTTCTTCCAGCTCATTTTCGCGGCGCAGGGTGACTTTATGACCCATTTCTTCCGCAACCAACTGAGCGGTTTCTTGATCAATGACTTGGTTGATGGTGGCCATAGCCCCCATTTTCATCATCACTTTAATGACTTCAACGGCTTTCACCGCCATCTTCTGAGCCAACTCACCAACAGTAATGGTTTCACCGATAATGATGTCACGGTTTACTGGTTGAGCAGGTTTCTGGAAGCCATGCTGCATTGAATTCGGTGTGTGAACTTTAGCCCGTTTACCTTTTCTGGCACGAGGATTACGTTCTTCACGAGCTTCATCATGCGGCGATTTTTTAGCCTTAGTGACGCCAGTACGACGACGGCCTTTGCTTTCATCCTGACGTTCGCGTTCAGCTTCTGCTTCTTTCACGAACTTAGATGCAGCTTCCCCGACATCATCACTCAATTCTGCACGACGACGAGCTTCTTCTTCCGCAGCCCAACGAGCTTCATTTTCCTCTGCCAGACGACGAGCTTCTTCAGCAATGCGCTGTGCTTCAGCCTCAGCCTTACGACGAGCCTCATCTTCCTGTTTCTTACGTAATGCCTCTGCTTCACGCTTGGCATTTTCATCTGCGCGTTTATCTGCCTCAGCTTTCACTTTTTTGGCCTTCTCATCCGGAGATTTTGCTGCATCGTTTGCAACAGCTTCTATCGATTGCTTCTTGACCTCAGCCTCTTTGCGCGCTTTATCTTCGGCTTCTTTGCGGGCTTTAGCTTCCGCGTCCTTACGCGCTTGTTCAGCTTTGGCTAATTCGTCTTGGCGTGCCTTTTCAGCGTCCAGGCGCGCCTTTTCTTCTGCTTCTTTCTGTTGAGCATCGTCAATCACTGAACGATGAACATACGTTTTTGATTTACGAACTTCAATTTGAACTTCTTTATTTTTTCCGCCAGCACCTTGAACATTCAAAGTGCTTTTGGTTTTACGCTGCAGTGTCATGCGTTTAGGTTCTGCATTATCTGCACCGTGCTGTTTTTTCAGATGTTCTAACAATGCCTGTTTTTCATGTTCGGTAACCATTGCTTCCGCATCTTTAGTCAAACCGGCATCTTTAAATTGTTGAACTAACCGGTCAACCGGTGTTCCCACTTCAATGGCTAGTTGTTTTACTGATAAATCGGCCATTCACTACCCTCCGCAGTTTACTCTGCTTGCTCACCGAACCAGCAGATATTACGAGCTGCCATAATCAATTCACCGGCTTTCTCTTCGGTCATCCCCGGAATACCACTCAGATCGTCAATGCCTTGTTCAGCCAAATCCTCCAGAGTTGGTATTCCCCGGGCAGCCAGCTCATAGGCTAAATCCTGCGTCATACCTTGTAATGCCAGCAGATCATCTGCAGGTTTAGCTCCCGCCAGGGTTTCTTCTTTTGCCAACGCCTGTGTGCTTAAAGCCTGCTTAGCTCGTTCACGTAACTCTTCAATCTGTTCATCATCTAAGTCTTCAATGCGTTGTAATTCGCTCAAAGGAACATAGGCAATTTCTTCAACAGTTGAGAAGCCCTCTTCAACCAACAATTCAGCAAAATCATCATCAATATCCAACGCCTGCGTGAACAGGTTCAAGATGCGATCTTTTTCTGCCTGATGCTTGGTTTGCATATCCTCGACTGTCATCACATTCAGCTCCCAACCGGAAAGCTGTGATGCCAGACGAACATTTTGTCCGTTACGACCAATGGCCTGAGCCAGATTGCTGGAGACAACAGCAATATCCATCGTGTGGTTATCTTCATCTACAATCAGAGATGCCACATCAGCCGGTGCCATTGCATTGATAACAAACTGAGCTGGATTATCGTCCCACAGGACAATATCAATACGCTCTCCCGCCAATTCACCAGATACGGCCTGAACGCGGGCGCCACGCATACCAACACAAGCACCTACAGGATCAATGCGGCGGTCATTGGTTTTTACGGCAATTTTGGCACGAGAACCCGGATCACGTGCTGCACCTTTGATTTCGATGATTTCTTCACCGATTTCAGGCACTTCAATGCGAAACAGTTCTTTCAGGAAATCAGGATGTGTTCTGCTAATGAACAATTGTGAGCCACGGGCTTCTGGTTTAACTGCCGCTAAAAGCCCTTTAACCCGATCGCCATTGCGGAATGATTCACGTGGCAGCATATCTTCACGATAAAGCACACCCTCAGCATTACTACCCAGATCAAGAATGATACTGTCACGGTTAACTTTTTTCACAACGCCAGTGACAATGGTGCCTTCTTGATCACGGAATTGTTCAACAATCTGAGCACGTTCAGCTTCACGAACTTTTTGAACAATAACTTGTTTTGCCGTTTGTGTTGTAATTCGGTCAAACGTGATTGACTCAATTTGTTCTTCAACATAATCACCCAACTGAATAGTAGGATCATCATATTGTGCGGCATCCAATGAAATTTCACGATACGGGTTTTGCATAATCCCGTCGCCTTCCACTACCTGCCAACGACGGAAAGTATCAAAATCGCCCGTTTTACGATCGATTGCGACACGAACTTCAATATCGCCTTCATATTTCTTTTTGGTTGCTGTCGCTAACGCAGTTTCCAGAGCCTGGAAAATTTTTTCGCGAGGGACTGCCTTTTCATTGGAAACGGCATCAACAACTAAAAGGATTTCTTTATTCATTATCCAATAGCCTCGTCAATCAAAGTTCGGAATCAAGTTTGCCTGTTGAATATTGGCAAAGGCCAGAATTTCATCTCGGCCATCAACAGTAATGGTGATCATTTCGCCATCAACCTGCTTAATGGTGCCCTTATATTTACGTCGGTTATTAACGGCCATACGCAACGTGACTGCCACGACATGATTTATATATCGGGCATAATGGGCTGGTTTCAGTAATGGACGATCCATCCCAGGTGAAGACACCTCAAGATAATATTCAGTGGTGATTGGATCTTCCACATCCAGCAATGCGCTTACCTGATGACTGACTTCTGCACAATCATCTACCGAAACACCATTTGCATGATCAATGTAAACCCGCAATGTAGAATGTTTACCGGCACGGATAAACTCAATTCCCCACAATTCATAGCCTAATGCAACAACAGGAGCATCAAGCAATTCTGTCAGGCGTTGTTCCAAGGTAGCCAATAGACCCTCCGTAAATAAAAAAAGGGCATCAGAGGCCCAATATTATGTCCACCGGATGGTGGTAACAGAATCCGGATAACAAAAAGCCCCGTTCAAAGAACTGGGGCCCGTATAGCCTGATCGCCAAGACGATCATGAAAATTGGTTGCGGGGGCTGGATTTGAACCAACGACCTTCGGGTTATGAGCCCGACGAGCTACCAAGCTGCTCCACCCCGCGTCAAATTACGCTAATGATAACATAACGAGGACTATGCTATCAAACTAAATTGGTGCCCAGCGCGGGACTTGAACCCGCACGCCTATTGGCACTACCCCCTCAAGATAGCGTGTCTACCAATTCCACCAGCTGGGCTTTATTTTAGTTTGGAACGTCAGTATTTTTCTTCTCAACCGGAGTTTTTTCTACTGGCTGTTCAGTTTTCTTTTCTACCACGGCCGGTTTCGTTAAATCCGACCAAGTATCAGCGGGCTTAGTGCGGTTATTGGTAATAGCACCCAGCACCAAGCTGATAATAAAAAATATGATTGCAAGAATCGCAGTACTTTTTGTTAAAAAGTTACCAGATCCTGATGCTCCAAATACAGTATTAGAAGCGCCAGCGCCAAACGATGCTCCCATTGAAGCACCCTTTCCCTGTTGCACCAACACTAAACCAATTAGTGCGATAGCTACTAACAGATATAAAACCAGCAGGACTTCGTACATGTTATTCCTCTAACGCCCTTAATTGAACAACCGATCTACCTCGGTAATATAAGCGGCAGGATACTAGCATCGGAAAAATATTTTCTCAATCTAACTAGTTTTATTCCCAGCTATGGCTACAAAGCGAGGCAATACTAGCCAGCCTTTCTAACTCTGACAAGCAGATTTTCAAAAAAGCCGACTAATTGCATATTTTTAAAACAAAAAAGTCTATTTTACAGCAGATACTTCCGCAGCAATTTTCTCAGCAAGTTGCTGAACTAACTGCTCGGACTCACCTTCAACCATCACTCTGATCAATGGTTCAGTACCCGATTTACGCAATAACACCCGACCTGTTTTTCCTAATCTATCTTCGACATCCCGAACAATTTGCTGTACTGATGGAGATGTCAGTGGGTTATGCTCACCTGAAAAGCGAACATTAATCAGGATTTGTGGGAATTTTTTAATGTCTTGGCGCAATTCAAACAAGGTTTGACCGGCACGACTTGCCGCTTTTAATACCTGCAAAGCAGCAATAATACCATCGCCCGTGGTGGTTTGATCTAAGCAGATAATATGGCCTGAGTTTTCGCCACCGAGTCGCCATCCCTTCTCTTGAAGCAACTCCATAACATAGCGATCGCCTACTTTGGCTCTTATTAATGGAATATCAAGCTTAGTTAGCGCGACTTCTAACCCCATGTTAGTCATCAAAGTTCCAACCACACCGCCAGTTAATGCGCCTTGTTGCTGAAGATCTCGAGCGATGATATAGAGCAATTCATCACCATCAACTTCATATC
It contains:
- the truB gene encoding tRNA pseudouridine(55) synthase TruB — protein: MSRRRRFKGRDVHGIILLDKPSGITSNDALQQVKRIYNAAKAGHTGALDPLATGMLPICFGEATKFSQFLLDADKRYQVTARLGVRTDTSDSEGSVVSVRPVQVTEEQLHQALDKFRGDILQVPSMFSALKHQGRPLYEYAREGIEIEREARPITIFSLQLESFADDMLSLEVHCSKGTYIRSLIDDLGELLGCGAHVTQLRRTQVAGYPNDKMLNLEKLNQLLDECREQGIPPRERLDQFLLPMDSAVYSLPEVNMPAVLAAYVTQGQAVLVPNSPKEGFVRMTVGPEAEFIGVGEIDDDGKVAPRRLVRIGGDLPEEEQAE
- the rpsO gene encoding 30S ribosomal protein S15; this translates as MSLNAEAKAKIVADFSRGTNDTGSPEVQVALLTAQINHLQGHFSVHTKDHHGRRGLLRMVSQRRKMLDYLKGKDEARYKDLIAKLGLRR
- the secG gene encoding preprotein translocase subunit SecG, which encodes MYEVLLVLYLLVAIALIGLVLVQQGKGASMGASFGAGASNTVFGASGSGNFLTKSTAILAIIFFIISLVLGAITNNRTKPADTWSDLTKPAVVEKKTEQPVEKTPVEKKNTDVPN
- the rbfA gene encoding 30S ribosome-binding factor RbfA is translated as MAKEFGRADRVAQQIQREIAVILQREVKDPRVGMVTVSDVELTRDLQHAKIFVTFFLNEEDNIDAGVKVLNDASGYIRILLGKAMKLRVVPEIRFVYDKTLVEGMRISNLVTNTVRDDQRRRGESLDQNEEDRD
- the nusA gene encoding transcription termination factor NusA → MNKEILLVVDAVSNEKAVPREKIFQALETALATATKKKYEGDIEVRVAIDRKTGDFDTFRRWQVVEGDGIMQNPYREISLDAAQYDDPTIQLGDYVEEQIESITFDRITTQTAKQVIVQKVREAERAQIVEQFRDQEGTIVTGVVKKVNRDSIILDLGSNAEGVLYREDMLPRESFRNGDRVKGLLAAVKPEARGSQLFISRTHPDFLKELFRIEVPEIGEEIIEIKGAARDPGSRAKIAVKTNDRRIDPVGACVGMRGARVQAVSGELAGERIDIVLWDDNPAQFVINAMAPADVASLIVDEDNHTMDIAVVSSNLAQAIGRNGQNVRLASQLSGWELNVMTVEDMQTKHQAEKDRILNLFTQALDIDDDFAELLVEEGFSTVEEIAYVPLSELQRIEDLDDEQIEELRERAKQALSTQALAKEETLAGAKPADDLLALQGMTQDLAYELAARGIPTLEDLAEQGIDDLSGIPGMTEEKAGELIMAARNICWFGEQAE
- the rimP gene encoding ribosome maturation factor RimP produces the protein MATLEQRLTELLDAPVVALGYELWGIEFIRAGKHSTLRVYIDHANGVSVDDCAEVSHQVSALLDVEDPITTEYYLEVSSPGMDRPLLKPAHYARYINHVVAVTLRMAVNNRRKYKGTIKQVDGEMITITVDGRDEILAFANIQQANLIPNFD